ATTTTTTCAAAAAACTGGTCATATATCTATGAGGGAATGTTTATGTCCGATTTCCTCAGTTTTTCATACTGTAATCGGCAAATGCCATTATGGTATGTAAATTTAAATATTCCAAAGGAGGTACCATGCCATGGATAGATATTCTTGTAGCAGTCGGCACAATACTTTTGACTGTAGCCAAAGAGCTCAAAAAATAGTTGATGATCCAAAATCATCCTGTCTTGAAAGATTGTTGCTGTGGCTGAAACAGTTTGTGAAACACAGTCCTGCCAACAACATCTCTTTTCAACCTGCCAATCCAACAGTTTCTTAGTCATCCGCTAATTTTCCACATTCAACATATCACTACAAAGGATCACCTATGTCAGCACTGCATCCGTTAACAAATGAGGAATTGATGGAGTACGCCCCATCTCTGTTCACCAATCAGCCTTACCATAAGGCAAGCAACAAATACCATTTCATCCCAACGATTGAGGTCATTAATGAACTAAGAGCCCACAAATGGCATCCTGTCAATGTACAGGAAGCTGGTGTGAGAAATATTGAAAAAATAGGTTATCAAAGGCATCTTGTTCGGTTCCGCCATCTCGATGACCTTATCAATCCCCAAAAAATGCAGTTGAGCTTTTACTGTTTAACTCACACGACAGAACAACGGCATTCAGTATCAGCGCAGGCATCTACCGCTTTGCCTGCGCCAACGGTCTGGTAATAGCCAACAGTGTGTTTAAAAGCTATAAAATCAGACACATCGGATACAAAGAGAGTAATGTTCTTGCAGCTTTGGAGAATATCGCATCCTTCAAACCAACGCTGCAAAAAAAGATCAGTTTATTTGAATCCATCAGACTTTCTGCTGATGAAAAGCTTGCATTTGCCAATGCTGCAATACCTCTGAGGTTTAATGAGCATATAGAGGTCAATACCGATGATATTGTAAGACCCAGAAGAGAAGAGGATCAAAAAGATGATCTTTACACAGTTTTTAATGTTATTCAGGAAAACCTGCTTCGGGGAAATCTAAAAGTAACAAACAAAAATAGTGGCAAAAGTTACAGAAGCAGACAGATTCGATCTATCTTGAAAGATATTCAAATCAATCAGGCTCTTTGGAATATTGCGGAACAAATTGCTAAATCACAATCAAACCATCTTGCTATTGCTGCATAACCAAACAAAAAAACCATAAGGAGTCCATTATGAAAACAACCAACTACAGACTGCAAACTGAAATTGAGCATCTCACTTCACCATCGAAAAAAGAGTGGTTCAAGAACTATCTCAAAGAGATTTTGGAATCAGACAAGCCATACTATGTCAAATGCGACTACATTGCACTGTCCTTCTTGGAGCTGGACAACAAAATAGCCTATTTAAGCAGTGAGATAAAAATTCTTACTGAACTGAAGAAAAAGCTGCAGCAGGCTAAAACATTGGGACTGGAAATTGCAGCTGAAATACTGCAAGAGTATGGCATAGATAAAATTGAAGGCACTGCCATCTCATCCTTTACCATTACGCCACCAAGAAAAAATATAAAAACTGATATACGCATCAAAGATCCCCAAAAAGTGATGGAGCTTGGCTATGTCAAATTTGATGTGGACAAAAAAGCAATAGAAAAAGCCCTGCAATTTCCAGAACTCTTTGAAGAGCTGGAACCATATGTAGATGTTGAATACATAGAAGAAGATGTGCCTGCAAGGCTGAAAATCAACAAAAAACGAAACAGTGTCAATTCTGCCGATACGGTGGAGATAATTAATGCTGCCTAAGGAGATACCAATGTTTACAGACAAACAGATTCAACTATTAAAATACAATCTTGATGGAAAACGGGTTAAAACCAGAAAGCAAGGAAATATTATCTTAAGCTATCTGGAAGGGCACGATATTATCGATACTGCAAACTTCATCTTAGGATTTGGAAACTGGAGCTACAAAGTTACCGCATTAGATCAAGTCAGCGAAGAGACCAATCAAAACGGCAATATAGTAATCGGATATCGGGCTATTGTGAAAGTGACCGTTTACAACATATACCGAAAAGCAAGTGTTACAAGAGAAGATGTGGGCTTTGGAACAGGTGTTGCAAAAGAGTATGCCATGGCGCATGAAGGAGCAGGCAAGGAGGCAGTGACAGATGCTTTGAAAAGAGCCTTCAGAACCTTTGGCAACCAGTTTGGCAATGCCCTCTATGACAAAGAACAGAAGAATGTGGATCACAGCCAGCAATCCATCAAATCACAACATACTGATTCTAACAATCAGACACAACAAGACCCCTATGTAAAACTCAAACAGCTGGGACTCGGTGTAGAAGAAAGAGACGGCGAGCTTATCGTTACAGGATCAACATATGGAAAGCAGCAATATATCAAACCGTTGGGCTTTCGATGGGATGCGAGTAGAAAAGTGTGGTATCAGCCGATACAGAAGCAGGTGGCGTGAGAAGGAAAATTTGAATGGCTTTTTATATCCCTCCTGGAAGGGAGGGTATAAATATTTTTGAAATAAAGCACGTCAATATGACAAGTATTGGATTTAAATTCACACTCTTTTAATTGTAAATTGAATTTCTTTTGTGAAAGATTTTAAATTATTCTAGTATAATACCAAAATTATTTTATTCTATTGAAATGATTGTCCCTGTCTCTTGATATTAATTATTTCTGTGATTGACTTTAAAATATTTATAATAGCCAATATCAACAAGGTCATCCTATCCCTTCCATTTTATCATGTTATTAATTGAAATTTTTCCATTAAATGATTTGTAATTTTTTTCTTTTAAATAACCAAAAAACTATCTTTGAGTTCTCTTTTCCTTTTACGCATCTATCTTTTTTACTTCGTTACTCTTTTTTAATCGAAATAGCTTTCTTTTAATAATCTCTATATCTCCTTGAAAGGAGAATCTATTTAACATAGTTTGACAAATTTTTATTTATTTTATTGAATTCATTTAACATTTTTCTGTGATAAAATGTCCTTTATTTTGAAATGTTTTTATTTTTACATAATGTGGTATTCATTAGAATAATTTAAATAAGTTGCGATTTTTGAAATAGAAGTAATAAGTTGAGGATAAATTGCAGAAGGATATGCAATGAATAAAAAATGTTGTATTATAGGAATTGGTGGTGGTGGATGTAAAATGTTAGAACTACTTGCAGAATCAGATTTGTTATGTACATTAATAGCAGTAAATAATGAAAAAGGAACATTAAATTTTCTTGATAGTTGTATAACTAATAAAATTTATGTGAATAAAGATCAAGAAGCGCTCAAGGGATATCTTGAAAATCCATATAATGAAGAAAATATTTTAGATGAAAATATCAAGAACAACCTTTACGAATTGACAAAAGATTGTAATGAGATTGCCATTGTTATGACAGGAGGTGGAGTAACAGGTGGTACAATTGCACCTATTATTGCAAAATATTTGAAATCTTTATCAAAAACAGTTGTTGCATTTACAACACTTCCTTTTACATTTGAAGGAAAAAAACGGGAAAAGATTGCAAGAAAAACTATAGAAAATTTAGAAGAGATATGTGATCAAATTGAAGTTATTGATAATAATAAAATTTTAAAATCTTTAAATAAAAACGATAATATGGATGACTTGAATGTAAAATTATCAAATATAATTTTAAGAAAAATTAAAAATATATTCTAATATTTTCCCTTTTTCTGATGTAGAATCTAAATCTAATACAAACTCTTGACCTATATATGGAGCTTTAATGTTAACAAAATCATTATTGGCAATAAAATTTTTTACATATGTAAAAGCTTGCGGCTGATTGAAAAAACTTGGTAATTTCCAATAACTTCTTCCTTTATAATTTTCTATATCGCTAAGTAGTGTATAATTGTTATATTTTAATCTTTTAAAATTTTTTGAAATAAAGATGATATTGGGATTTTTCCTAGTAATTTCAATATGGGGATGTTTCGC
The Nitratiruptor tergarcus DSM 16512 genome window above contains:
- a CDS encoding Rad52/Rad22 family DNA repair protein; this translates as MFTDKQIQLLKYNLDGKRVKTRKQGNIILSYLEGHDIIDTANFILGFGNWSYKVTALDQVSEETNQNGNIVIGYRAIVKVTVYNIYRKASVTREDVGFGTGVAKEYAMAHEGAGKEAVTDALKRAFRTFGNQFGNALYDKEQKNVDHSQQSIKSQHTDSNNQTQQDPYVKLKQLGLGVEERDGELIVTGSTYGKQQYIKPLGFRWDASRKVWYQPIQKQVA
- a CDS encoding siphovirus Gp157 family protein gives rise to the protein MKTTNYRLQTEIEHLTSPSKKEWFKNYLKEILESDKPYYVKCDYIALSFLELDNKIAYLSSEIKILTELKKKLQQAKTLGLEIAAEILQEYGIDKIEGTAISSFTITPPRKNIKTDIRIKDPQKVMELGYVKFDVDKKAIEKALQFPELFEELEPYVDVEYIEEDVPARLKINKKRNSVNSADTVEIINAA
- a CDS encoding DUF932 domain-containing protein translates to MYRFACANGLVIANSVFKSYKIRHIGYKESNVLAALENIASFKPTLQKKISLFESIRLSADEKLAFANAAIPLRFNEHIEVNTDDIVRPRREEDQKDDLYTVFNVIQENLLRGNLKVTNKNSGKSYRSRQIRSILKDIQINQALWNIAEQIAKSQSNHLAIAA